In Aminobacterium sp. MB27-C1, a single genomic region encodes these proteins:
- a CDS encoding NAD(P)H-dependent flavin oxidoreductase, protein MLLSRSIPVLKLGKYQPRYPLIQGGMGVAISGPNLAGHVALHGGVGTIASVGLACNQPYYTGRNYFEANQRAVREGLVKAREIAGEDGVLAVNCMVALTDYELHVRSACEGGVNVIISGAGLPIKLPDYTKDYPDVALVPIVSSVKAASLIARRWERLYHRLPDGFVVETPLYAGGHLGVTKMEQVESEEFSLERVIPELVEYIEKELKSPIPVIAAGGIWTREDIEHAFDLGANGVQMGTRFACTYEGDASERFKQAYIDATEDDVVIIQSPAGLPGRALRSPFIEKYLNGFVESKPCIANCLTHCRYRTERKTFCIAQALIDAFMGNWEEGLFFCGSNVARITKKEYVADIIAELFGAEEKE, encoded by the coding sequence ATGTTGTTGAGCCGTTCCATTCCTGTTTTAAAATTAGGAAAATACCAACCGCGTTATCCCCTAATCCAAGGGGGGATGGGCGTCGCTATTTCTGGCCCAAATTTGGCTGGTCATGTGGCGCTACATGGAGGGGTCGGCACCATAGCCAGTGTAGGACTGGCTTGTAATCAGCCGTATTACACAGGTCGTAACTATTTTGAGGCGAATCAGAGAGCAGTGCGAGAGGGGCTAGTAAAAGCCCGAGAGATAGCCGGAGAAGATGGAGTACTCGCCGTAAACTGTATGGTAGCTTTGACCGATTATGAGCTTCACGTGCGTTCTGCATGTGAAGGTGGCGTAAACGTTATCATTTCTGGAGCAGGATTGCCTATAAAGCTTCCTGACTATACGAAAGATTATCCAGATGTGGCCCTTGTTCCGATTGTGAGTTCTGTTAAAGCAGCGAGTCTTATCGCTCGTCGTTGGGAGAGACTTTATCATCGTCTTCCTGACGGATTTGTTGTAGAGACTCCTCTCTACGCAGGAGGCCATCTTGGCGTTACGAAAATGGAGCAGGTTGAGAGTGAAGAGTTTTCCCTTGAACGGGTTATTCCTGAACTTGTAGAGTACATAGAGAAAGAGTTGAAGAGCCCCATTCCCGTAATTGCCGCTGGTGGAATTTGGACGCGAGAAGACATTGAACATGCTTTCGATCTTGGCGCAAATGGAGTGCAGATGGGAACTCGTTTTGCCTGTACCTATGAAGGCGATGCTTCTGAACGATTCAAACAGGCTTATATTGACGCTACTGAAGATGATGTAGTCATTATTCAGAGCCCTGCTGGACTTCCTGGTCGAGCTCTTCGTTCACCTTTCATCGAGAAATATTTGAATGGATTTGTGGAAAGTAAGCCATGTATTGCCAATTGTCTTACCCATTGTCGTTATCGTACAGAACGTAAAACGTTTTGTATTGCTCAAGCGCTTATCGATGCTTTTATGGGAAATTGGGAAGAAGGGCTTTTCTTCTGCGGATCTAATGTAGCGAGGATCACTAAGAAAGAGTACGTGGCAGATATTATCGCTGAATTATTTGGTGCTGAAGAAAAAGAGTAA
- a CDS encoding sulfurtransferase TusA family protein, producing the protein MSESVCVDARGLSCPQPVLETRKAIKDHPSGKIEILVDTVTSRENVSRFARSQKWNVTAEEFEGGYKVILTK; encoded by the coding sequence ATGAGTGAATCTGTATGTGTAGATGCAAGAGGCCTTTCTTGCCCTCAACCTGTTTTGGAAACAAGAAAAGCTATTAAAGACCATCCTTCTGGAAAAATAGAGATTCTTGTAGATACAGTTACATCACGTGAAAATGTTTCGAGATTTGCCAGAAGTCAAAAATGGAATGTTACTGCAGAAGAGTTTGAAGGTGGATATAAGGTTATTTTAACGAAATAA
- the yedE gene encoding YedE family putative selenium transporter, with the protein MSRLGPIITGGVVGLLAALLVHWGNPGNMGICVACFTRDIAGALGLHRAAVVQYLRPEIAGFILGSFISALLYREYVPRSGSAPVIRFFLGMFAMIGALVFLGCPWRAYLRLAGGDWNSIAGIIGLIAGIGIGIAFLWKGFSLGRSYEAPKGTGLFMPLAAVALLVLVIMAPTFGKDGAAPIFFSEKGPGAAHAPIMIALIVGLVVGWMAQRSRFCTVGAIRDFVMLRDSHLLNGVLAFIAVALIANVALGQFHPGFEGQPVAHTNTLWNFMGMVLAGLAFTLAGGCPGRQLIMSGEGDGDAAVFVFGMLVGAAFSHNFNLASSPAGPGAFGPAATIVGLIFCLAVGLIMRQRLD; encoded by the coding sequence ATGTCTCGGCTTGGCCCCATAATCACGGGAGGAGTTGTTGGTTTATTGGCAGCGCTTCTTGTCCATTGGGGTAACCCCGGGAACATGGGAATTTGCGTCGCGTGCTTCACCAGAGATATTGCAGGAGCTCTAGGGCTTCACCGTGCAGCAGTTGTGCAGTATCTTCGTCCCGAAATAGCTGGTTTCATCCTCGGTTCTTTTATTTCTGCCCTTTTGTATCGTGAATATGTTCCCAGAAGTGGTTCTGCTCCTGTTATCCGCTTCTTTTTAGGTATGTTTGCCATGATCGGCGCCCTTGTTTTTCTCGGATGCCCTTGGCGTGCCTATCTTCGTTTAGCAGGCGGAGATTGGAATTCTATTGCTGGTATTATTGGTCTTATTGCCGGTATTGGCATTGGCATTGCTTTTCTTTGGAAGGGGTTCAGTTTGGGGCGTTCCTACGAAGCTCCTAAGGGAACGGGACTCTTCATGCCACTTGCTGCTGTGGCGTTGCTTGTTCTTGTTATTATGGCCCCTACATTTGGTAAAGACGGTGCTGCCCCGATCTTTTTCTCTGAGAAAGGTCCAGGTGCAGCCCACGCCCCAATAATGATAGCTCTTATCGTTGGCCTTGTTGTCGGGTGGATGGCTCAGCGAAGCCGTTTTTGCACTGTGGGAGCTATTCGTGATTTTGTTATGTTGCGAGACTCTCACCTTTTGAACGGTGTTTTAGCCTTTATTGCTGTAGCTCTTATTGCCAATGTGGCTTTGGGACAATTCCATCCCGGATTTGAAGGACAGCCTGTTGCTCATACCAATACATTATGGAACTTTATGGGAATGGTACTTGCCGGACTTGCCTTTACTCTGGCTGGAGGTTGCCCTGGTCGTCAGCTGATAATGAGTGGAGAAGGCGACGGCGATGCCGCAGTGTTTGTCTTTGGCATGCTTGTGGGTGCTGCCTTTAGCCATAACTTCAATTTAGCAAGTTCTCCGGCTGGCCCCGGTGCTTTTGGTCCAGCTGCGACAATAGTTGGTTTGATTTTCTGTTTGGCTGTTGGTCTGATTATGCGGCAGCGCCTTGATTAG
- a CDS encoding chemotaxis protein CheW, with product MAEQQLVVFALGKEEFGIEISKVREIVRTQEITKIPQASNFIEGIVNLRGQIVPIVDLCKRFGIGSDEENDEAQRRIIVVNMESQLVGILVDGVSEILRITEESVEAPPLMVAGGMDREFITGVAKVDKRLIIILDLNRVFSFEEQAELEKVNDD from the coding sequence ATGGCTGAACAACAACTTGTTGTCTTTGCTCTTGGCAAAGAAGAATTTGGCATTGAAATTTCAAAGGTTCGAGAAATTGTACGCACTCAGGAAATTACGAAAATTCCCCAGGCGTCAAATTTTATCGAAGGAATTGTTAACCTCCGTGGTCAGATTGTACCTATCGTTGACCTGTGCAAACGTTTTGGTATTGGTTCTGACGAAGAGAATGACGAAGCTCAGCGACGTATTATCGTAGTCAATATGGAATCGCAGCTTGTCGGAATTCTTGTGGATGGAGTAAGTGAAATTTTGAGAATAACAGAAGAATCTGTAGAAGCCCCTCCTCTCATGGTTGCTGGCGGTATGGATAGAGAATTTATTACAGGAGTGGCAAAAGTAGATAAACGCCTCATTATTATCCTTGATCTTAACCGCGTCTTTTCTTTTGAAGAGCAGGCGGAACTTGAAAAGGTGAACGACGACTAG
- a CDS encoding HD domain-containing protein: MKVEHLILARKWFENFADSFVSSDGTLSPLLRLKKEHSYRVEANSSSIATMLEWKTDDIRIADALGLLHDVGRFPQYSNYGTFFDATSIDHGEEGAGLLAQSFPWDGIRQDVKNMIVEGVRFHNKKNLKDVQESSVLPMARIVRDADKLDIFDLIRRYVKEEKITDIIPGLQMEERISAGLLKELKVGYDSSYKNVRTLSDFLVLQLSWVFDINYPVTFEILKERKSVSWLLDRLNNIEEIHFFLEKADAHVSAQLMKLP; the protein is encoded by the coding sequence ATGAAAGTTGAGCACCTTATCCTCGCAAGAAAGTGGTTTGAGAATTTTGCTGACAGCTTTGTTTCTTCAGATGGAACTCTCTCGCCGTTGCTTCGTCTCAAAAAAGAGCACAGCTATCGGGTAGAAGCAAATAGCAGTTCTATTGCAACAATGCTTGAGTGGAAAACAGATGATATCCGCATCGCAGATGCCCTTGGACTTTTGCATGATGTAGGGCGCTTTCCCCAGTATTCCAATTATGGAACTTTTTTTGATGCGACATCTATAGATCATGGAGAAGAAGGAGCTGGTCTTTTAGCGCAATCTTTCCCGTGGGATGGAATTCGTCAAGATGTAAAAAACATGATTGTGGAAGGGGTACGCTTCCATAACAAAAAGAACCTGAAAGATGTGCAGGAATCCTCTGTACTGCCTATGGCTCGAATTGTTCGTGATGCAGATAAGCTCGATATCTTCGATCTGATTCGCAGATATGTAAAAGAAGAAAAAATTACTGATATTATTCCTGGGTTACAGATGGAAGAGAGAATTTCTGCGGGATTATTGAAAGAACTTAAAGTAGGATACGACTCTTCATACAAGAATGTAAGAACACTCTCAGATTTTTTGGTTTTGCAACTAAGTTGGGTTTTTGATATCAACTATCCCGTAACTTTTGAAATACTTAAAGAAAGAAAGAGTGTTTCTTGGCTTCTTGATAGATTAAACAACATAGAAGAGATTCATTTCTTTTTAGAAAAAGCTGATGCTCATGTTTCTGCACAACTAATGAAGCTGCCTTAA
- a CDS encoding PQQ-binding-like beta-propeller repeat protein → MRKIFMFFFAVLFLFASIQPGFAEYVEPLWQFEAGMPLTGTPAYKDGVVYIGDKGGTVYALNAQDGQVKWQYDAGTSINGAPAMNEKALFVGGTDGRIFAIEMSSGTLLWQTLLGTDLAPGAIWGSPVYGADSLFAASADGRVYAFNPETGAVLWTFDTGRELRSTPLYHEGLLFIGDHSGLFHALDPKTGKKQWGGGSGGPIDTASTTWKGFIYFGSWDGKLSSVKIKGIIPQWKFTADSAITTSAIPEDGRLFFGTQKGTLYCIDAITGRKLWTYGSEGAMQATPTIFDKTVYIGTATGKVVALSATEGEELWSYQTEREILASPAIGGGMVFVGSMDGKVYAFKAK, encoded by the coding sequence ATGAGAAAAATATTCATGTTTTTTTTCGCCGTACTTTTTCTGTTTGCCAGCATTCAGCCAGGTTTTGCCGAGTATGTAGAACCTCTATGGCAATTTGAAGCGGGAATGCCCCTCACTGGCACCCCCGCCTACAAAGATGGGGTTGTCTATATAGGGGATAAGGGAGGCACAGTATACGCTCTCAACGCCCAAGACGGACAAGTAAAATGGCAATATGATGCCGGCACATCAATTAATGGAGCCCCCGCTATGAATGAAAAAGCCCTCTTCGTTGGCGGAACAGATGGCCGAATTTTTGCTATTGAAATGAGCTCTGGAACCCTTTTGTGGCAGACCCTTCTGGGTACGGATTTAGCACCTGGCGCCATATGGGGATCACCTGTCTACGGAGCAGACTCTCTTTTTGCCGCTAGTGCAGACGGACGAGTCTATGCTTTCAATCCTGAGACGGGAGCCGTTCTCTGGACGTTTGATACTGGCCGAGAACTGCGTTCCACTCCCCTTTACCACGAAGGTCTTCTCTTTATAGGAGACCACTCTGGCCTTTTCCATGCTTTAGATCCTAAGACAGGAAAAAAGCAGTGGGGCGGCGGTTCGGGAGGCCCTATTGATACGGCCTCAACAACATGGAAAGGGTTTATCTATTTTGGAAGCTGGGATGGCAAGCTCTCGTCTGTCAAAATAAAAGGCATTATCCCTCAGTGGAAATTTACAGCTGATTCTGCCATTACTACATCAGCCATACCAGAAGATGGACGCCTTTTCTTTGGAACGCAAAAAGGAACGCTTTACTGCATTGACGCCATAACAGGTCGAAAACTCTGGACATACGGTAGTGAAGGGGCAATGCAAGCCACGCCAACTATTTTCGACAAAACCGTCTATATAGGAACAGCAACAGGAAAAGTGGTTGCTCTCTCTGCGACAGAAGGGGAAGAGCTATGGTCGTATCAAACTGAACGTGAAATACTGGCTTCCCCCGCTATAGGTGGCGGCATGGTCTTTGTAGGAAGTATGGACGGGAAAGTATACGCCTTCAAAGCTAAATAA
- the metK gene encoding methionine adenosyltransferase → MADRKFLITSESVTEGHPDKVADQISDGILDAILADDPMGRVACETLVTTGMVMVAGEISTSTYVDIPKLARDIVKEIGYTRAKYGFDGDTCAVLTAIDEQSSDIAQGVDSALEVRAQAALGEAEVSKIGAGDQGMMIGYACNETEEYLPMPIALAHRLARRLSLVRKNGTIPYLRPDGKTQVTLEYVDGQAIMAETIVVSAQHHPGATETQIRNDIIEHVIAPVIPEYLMKPETRILINPTGRFVKGGPMADTGLTGRKIIVDTYGGWVSHGGGAFSGKDPTKVDRSGAYMTRYAAKNVVAAGLAEKCLIQIAYAIGVAEPVSVMVDTFGTGKISDDALTDLVEKHFDFRPAAIIRDLDLRKPQYRRLAAYGHMGRIDLDPIPAWEKTDRAEALARDAKNL, encoded by the coding sequence CAGACAGAAAGTTTCTGATTACGTCTGAATCCGTAACAGAAGGACACCCTGACAAAGTTGCAGATCAGATTTCCGATGGAATTCTTGATGCAATTTTAGCAGACGACCCTATGGGGCGAGTTGCGTGTGAGACTCTTGTAACAACTGGAATGGTTATGGTTGCAGGAGAAATTAGTACATCCACGTATGTGGATATTCCAAAGTTAGCACGGGATATCGTGAAAGAGATAGGATATACCAGAGCCAAATATGGTTTTGATGGTGATACGTGCGCCGTTCTTACCGCTATAGATGAACAGTCTTCTGACATAGCACAGGGAGTAGATTCAGCTCTCGAGGTTCGTGCTCAGGCAGCACTTGGAGAGGCGGAAGTATCAAAGATCGGAGCAGGTGACCAGGGTATGATGATTGGATATGCCTGTAACGAGACAGAAGAATATCTGCCCATGCCCATCGCTTTGGCCCATCGCCTTGCACGTCGTTTATCTCTGGTTCGTAAAAATGGAACAATACCCTATCTTCGCCCCGATGGAAAAACGCAGGTTACCCTTGAATATGTAGACGGTCAGGCTATTATGGCAGAAACTATTGTTGTATCTGCCCAGCATCATCCTGGTGCAACAGAGACTCAGATTCGAAACGATATTATTGAACACGTTATTGCACCTGTTATACCTGAATATTTAATGAAACCTGAAACACGAATTCTTATCAACCCGACGGGGCGCTTTGTTAAAGGTGGCCCTATGGCGGATACTGGTTTGACTGGCCGAAAAATCATTGTAGATACATACGGCGGCTGGGTTTCTCACGGAGGCGGTGCTTTTTCCGGCAAGGACCCCACAAAAGTGGACCGTTCAGGAGCTTATATGACCAGATATGCGGCGAAGAATGTTGTCGCAGCAGGTTTGGCAGAAAAATGCCTTATTCAGATTGCCTATGCTATTGGCGTAGCTGAGCCTGTCTCGGTTATGGTTGATACATTTGGCACAGGTAAGATTTCTGATGACGCTCTTACCGATCTTGTAGAGAAACATTTTGATTTCAGACCGGCAGCTATTATTCGAGATCTTGACTTGAGGAAACCTCAATATCGTCGTCTTGCCGCTTACGGGCATATGGGACGTATTGATCTTGATCCGATTCCTGCTTGGGAAAAGACAGATCGTGCAGAGGCTTTGGCGAGAGACGCAAAAAATCTGTAA